One genomic region from Curtobacterium sp. 9128 encodes:
- a CDS encoding sensor histidine kinase yields the protein MDATGATTSEWSRLPVGRAEYRQDTILAAVLAVAMGISTILYGSTGFYDELAPWWLSVLLVVANAGPLAFRRRFPMTVAVVVAATFAAMQILHVPELFFNNFTLFIALYTVGAWCSDRVRAEVVRWIVIVGMFAWLFIALSFSWSVPSALPKTGDGPVSPFIANSLMSIIINLVYFGAAWYSGNRAWASAVAKHELAERTAELAVERERTAAQAVTLERVRIARELHDVVAHHVSLMGVQAGAARRVLDRDPDQAATSLGVVEDSARTAVEELRKMLGTLRETDRVDRDTVPDAPSTEGMARLGELAESARTAGHPTQYTVVGDERAVPPTVAVVAFRIAQEAVTNVLKHAGPDAHADLRLRYLPDAVEIEVTDTGIGSRASSPAARAEADGTGRGGLGHVGMRERVAAVGGRIEIGPRARGGYLVRAWLPTT from the coding sequence ATGGACGCAACGGGGGCGACGACGAGCGAATGGTCGCGGCTGCCCGTCGGTCGTGCGGAGTACCGGCAGGACACGATCCTCGCGGCGGTGCTCGCCGTCGCGATGGGCATCTCGACGATCCTCTACGGCTCGACCGGCTTCTACGACGAGCTCGCACCGTGGTGGCTGTCCGTCCTGCTCGTCGTGGCGAACGCCGGACCCCTCGCGTTCCGCCGCCGCTTCCCGATGACCGTCGCGGTGGTCGTGGCGGCGACGTTCGCGGCGATGCAGATCCTGCACGTGCCCGAGCTGTTCTTCAACAACTTCACGCTCTTCATCGCGCTGTACACGGTGGGGGCGTGGTGTTCCGACCGTGTCCGCGCCGAGGTGGTGCGCTGGATCGTCATCGTCGGCATGTTCGCCTGGCTGTTCATCGCCCTGTCGTTCAGCTGGTCGGTGCCGAGCGCCCTGCCGAAGACGGGCGACGGACCGGTCTCGCCGTTCATCGCGAACTCGCTGATGTCGATCATCATCAACCTCGTCTACTTCGGCGCCGCCTGGTACTCCGGCAACCGTGCATGGGCGTCGGCGGTCGCGAAGCACGAGCTCGCCGAACGCACCGCCGAGCTCGCGGTCGAGCGCGAGCGGACCGCGGCACAGGCCGTCACGCTCGAACGCGTCCGGATCGCGCGGGAACTGCACGACGTCGTGGCCCACCACGTCTCGCTCATGGGTGTCCAGGCGGGCGCTGCCCGACGGGTGCTCGACCGCGACCCGGACCAGGCGGCGACGTCGCTCGGCGTCGTCGAGGACAGCGCGCGGACCGCGGTGGAGGAACTCCGGAAGATGCTCGGCACCCTGCGGGAGACGGACCGCGTCGACCGGGACACCGTCCCCGATGCCCCCAGCACCGAGGGGATGGCCCGGCTCGGTGAACTCGCCGAGTCGGCCAGGACTGCAGGACACCCCACGCAGTACACGGTGGTCGGCGACGAGCGCGCGGTGCCGCCGACGGTCGCCGTCGTCGCCTTCCGCATCGCGCAAGAGGCCGTGACCAACGTCCTGAAGCACGCCGGACCGGACGCACACGCGGACCTGCGACTCCGGTACCTGCCGGACGCGGTGGAGATCGAGGTGACGGACACCGGGATCGGGAGTCGAGCCTCCAGTCCGGCGGCGAGGGCCGAGGCGGACGGCACCGGGCGGGGCGGACTCGGCCACGTCGGGATGCGTGAGCGGGTCGCCGCCGTCGGCGGTCGCATCGAGATCGGGCCACGCGCCCGGGGAGGGTACCTGGTGCGCGCATGGCTGCCGACGACGTGA
- a CDS encoding response regulator transcription factor, with protein sequence MAADDVTVRVVLADDQDLVRAGFRVILESEPGITVVGEAADGATAVDAVTMLRPDVVCLDVQMPGVDGLEAARRITALDDPPAVLILTTFDNDDTLFAALDAGASGFLLKNASPEKLIDAVLTVASGDALLAPDVTRRVISRATGSAPAGVSDGAVPGLTEREAEVLRLLAQGMSNGEIAERLYVGEATVKTHVSNVLQKLQLRDRVQAVVWAYEHGVARSGG encoded by the coding sequence ATGGCTGCCGACGACGTGACCGTGCGGGTGGTGCTGGCCGATGACCAGGACCTGGTGCGCGCCGGCTTCCGGGTCATCCTCGAGTCGGAGCCGGGCATCACGGTCGTGGGCGAGGCGGCCGACGGAGCCACGGCGGTCGACGCCGTCACCATGCTCCGGCCGGACGTGGTCTGCCTCGACGTGCAGATGCCTGGCGTGGACGGGCTCGAAGCGGCGCGGCGCATCACGGCGCTGGACGATCCGCCCGCCGTCCTGATCCTGACCACCTTCGACAACGACGACACCCTGTTCGCCGCGTTGGACGCGGGAGCGAGCGGGTTCCTGCTGAAGAACGCCTCGCCGGAGAAGCTCATCGACGCGGTGCTGACGGTCGCGTCCGGCGACGCGCTGCTGGCCCCGGACGTCACCCGTCGGGTGATCAGCCGCGCGACGGGATCCGCACCGGCCGGGGTCTCGGACGGCGCCGTCCCCGGACTCACCGAGCGCGAGGCCGAGGTCCTGCGGCTGCTCGCGCAGGGCATGAGCAACGGTGAGATCGCGGAGCGACTGTACGTGGGGGAGGCGACCGTGAAGACGCACGTGTCGAACGTGCTGCAGAAGCTGCAGCTCCGGGACCGCGTGCAGGCGGTGGTCTGGGCGTACGAGCACGGGGTGGCCCGGTCCGGCGGGTAG
- a CDS encoding ATP-binding cassette domain-containing protein: MLSVEGVTKHFGDRLVLDDVAFTVGRGRLTGFVGGNGAGKTTTMRIMLGVLDADSGSVSIDGQAIGPADRRRFGYMPEERGLYPKMPVAEQVTYLARLHGVDRRAAAARTAELLERLELTQHADDPVEKLSLGNQQRVQVAAALAHRPEVLVLDEPFSGLDPMAVDTVLGVLREAAADGAPVLFSSHQLDVVERLCDDVVVIADGRIRAAGPQEELRRAAGPAAWELLVDGDVAWLREEPDVHVREFDGGYAVFEASEPVAQRVLQRAVTTGTVGSFGPRVARLSEVFREVVR; the protein is encoded by the coding sequence ATGCTCAGTGTCGAGGGAGTGACGAAGCACTTCGGAGACCGCCTGGTGCTCGACGACGTGGCGTTCACGGTCGGCCGGGGTCGGCTCACCGGGTTCGTCGGCGGCAACGGCGCCGGCAAGACCACCACCATGCGCATCATGCTCGGCGTGCTCGACGCCGACAGCGGATCGGTGTCGATCGACGGCCAGGCCATCGGGCCCGCCGACCGCCGCCGCTTCGGCTACATGCCCGAAGAACGCGGCCTGTACCCGAAGATGCCCGTCGCCGAGCAGGTCACCTACCTGGCGCGGCTGCACGGGGTCGACCGTCGCGCGGCCGCCGCTCGCACCGCCGAACTGCTCGAGCGCCTCGAACTGACGCAGCACGCCGACGACCCGGTCGAGAAGCTCTCCCTCGGCAACCAGCAGCGCGTGCAGGTCGCCGCGGCGCTCGCCCACCGGCCGGAGGTGCTCGTGCTCGACGAGCCGTTCTCCGGCCTCGACCCGATGGCCGTCGACACCGTGCTCGGCGTCCTGCGCGAGGCCGCGGCCGACGGGGCCCCCGTCCTGTTCTCCAGCCACCAGCTCGACGTGGTCGAGCGGCTCTGCGACGACGTCGTGGTCATCGCCGACGGCCGGATCCGTGCTGCGGGCCCGCAGGAGGAACTCCGCCGTGCGGCAGGTCCGGCGGCGTGGGAGCTGCTGGTCGACGGGGACGTCGCCTGGCTCCGCGAGGAGCCGGACGTGCACGTCCGCGAGTTCGACGGCGGCTACGCGGTCTTCGAGGCGTCCGAGCCCGTGGCGCAGCGCGTCCTGCAGCGGGCGGTCACCACGGGGACGGTGGGGTCGTTCGGGCCCCGGGTCGCCCGGCTCAGCGAGGTCTTCCGGGAGGTCGTCCGATGA
- a CDS encoding ABC transporter permease has product MNSFGQAVRLVSIREIQARLRSKAFVVSALILLLMVVASIVVGGIVGKSSGDSTTPVAVVDGVSLPSTGGLDVTRVDDRAAAERLVRSGDVDAAIVPESGPIGFGVVGLDSAPTDVVQALSVSPKVELLDPDAMAPGLISLVGIAFGIVFFAAAVTFGQSIAQSVVEEKATRVVEILMAAIPARALLAGKVIGNSVMALGQIVAIAIAAAVTLAVTGQDNLFTLLGPSMLWFVVFFAFGFVLIAALFAASAALVSRQEDVGSVTTPVMMLVMIPYFLIIFAADNPTVLGIMSYVPFSAPIGMPMRIFLGTAEWWEPIVSLLVVIASAALVVVIGARVYENALLRTGGRVKLTEALQR; this is encoded by the coding sequence ATGAACTCGTTCGGTCAGGCGGTCCGTCTCGTCTCCATCCGTGAGATCCAGGCACGGCTCCGCAGCAAGGCCTTCGTCGTCTCGGCGCTGATCCTGCTCCTGATGGTCGTCGCGTCGATCGTGGTCGGCGGCATCGTCGGCAAGTCGAGCGGTGACAGCACCACGCCCGTCGCGGTCGTGGACGGTGTCAGCCTGCCGTCGACCGGGGGGCTCGACGTCACCCGGGTCGACGACCGTGCCGCGGCCGAGCGACTCGTCCGGAGCGGTGACGTCGACGCCGCGATCGTGCCGGAGTCCGGCCCGATCGGGTTCGGTGTCGTCGGCCTCGACAGCGCGCCGACCGACGTCGTCCAGGCGCTCAGCGTCTCGCCGAAGGTGGAGCTGCTCGACCCGGACGCGATGGCGCCGGGGCTCATCTCCCTCGTCGGGATCGCGTTCGGCATCGTGTTCTTCGCCGCGGCGGTCACGTTCGGGCAGTCGATCGCGCAGAGCGTCGTCGAGGAGAAGGCGACCCGCGTGGTCGAGATCCTGATGGCGGCGATCCCGGCCAGGGCCCTGCTCGCGGGCAAGGTGATCGGGAACAGCGTCATGGCCCTCGGACAGATCGTGGCGATCGCGATCGCAGCGGCGGTGACGCTCGCCGTGACCGGGCAGGACAACCTGTTCACGCTGCTCGGGCCGAGCATGCTCTGGTTCGTCGTGTTCTTCGCGTTCGGGTTCGTGCTCATCGCGGCGCTGTTCGCGGCGTCGGCGGCACTCGTGTCCCGACAGGAGGACGTCGGCAGCGTCACCACCCCGGTGATGATGCTCGTGATGATCCCGTACTTCCTGATCATCTTCGCCGCGGACAACCCCACCGTGCTCGGGATCATGTCCTACGTGCCGTTCAGCGCCCCGATCGGGATGCCGATGCGGATCTTCCTCGGGACCGCCGAGTGGTGGGAGCCGATCGTGTCGCTCCTCGTGGTCATCGCCTCCGCCGCGCTCGTCGTGGTGATCGGTGCCCGGGTCTACGAGAACGCCCTGCTCCGCACCGGTGGACGGGTCAAGCTGACGGAGGCGCTGCAGCGCTGA
- a CDS encoding Gfo/Idh/MocA family oxidoreductase produces MTIRIGVMSFAHTHAIGYLSALQAMDGVEVRGSDPDGMSIGPSVGALRGRDLAEALGVAYADTHDELLAWQPDAVVVTSENARHRELVELAAAAGAHVLCEKPLATSWEDGLAIRDAVERAGVLLMVAFPVRFSSAFAKLRAAHDAGALGQLFAIRGTNNGMLPRTRDWFTDPALSGGGAIVDHVVHIADMLEGLMGAAPETVTAVANRTLHAGRARAETAGLVTITYDNGVIAAIDCSWSKADTSAVWGGLTLDVAGTGGTVSLDFFGPAARGIAAETGLPIEARYGADLDEAMLATFVDAVRTGVQPQPDVRVGLRTLSIVLAAQESVRTGRTVAVDSVTATAGPDDVSAAAPPSA; encoded by the coding sequence GTGACCATCAGGATCGGCGTGATGTCGTTCGCGCACACGCACGCGATCGGGTACCTCAGCGCCCTGCAGGCGATGGACGGCGTCGAGGTCAGGGGCTCGGATCCGGACGGCATGAGCATCGGGCCGTCCGTCGGTGCGCTGCGCGGCCGCGACCTCGCCGAGGCGCTCGGGGTCGCCTACGCCGACACCCACGACGAGCTGCTGGCGTGGCAGCCGGACGCCGTCGTCGTCACGAGCGAGAACGCGCGGCACCGCGAGCTCGTCGAACTCGCCGCAGCGGCCGGCGCGCACGTGCTGTGCGAGAAGCCGCTCGCCACGTCGTGGGAGGACGGCCTCGCCATCCGGGACGCCGTCGAACGCGCCGGGGTGCTGCTCATGGTGGCGTTCCCGGTGCGGTTCTCGTCGGCGTTCGCGAAGCTCCGTGCAGCGCACGACGCCGGTGCGCTCGGGCAGCTGTTCGCGATCCGTGGGACGAACAACGGCATGCTGCCACGCACCCGCGACTGGTTCACCGACCCGGCGCTGTCCGGTGGCGGCGCGATCGTCGACCACGTCGTGCACATCGCCGACATGCTCGAGGGGCTCATGGGTGCAGCGCCGGAGACCGTCACGGCCGTGGCGAACCGCACGCTGCACGCCGGGCGGGCGCGGGCCGAGACCGCCGGGCTCGTGACGATCACCTACGACAACGGGGTGATCGCCGCGATCGACTGCTCGTGGAGCAAGGCGGACACGTCCGCGGTGTGGGGCGGGCTGACGCTCGACGTCGCGGGAACCGGCGGGACCGTGTCGCTCGACTTCTTCGGCCCCGCCGCTCGGGGGATCGCCGCGGAGACGGGCTTGCCGATCGAGGCCAGGTACGGCGCCGACCTCGACGAGGCGATGCTCGCCACCTTCGTCGACGCCGTCCGGACAGGGGTGCAGCCCCAGCCCGACGTGCGGGTGGGGCTGCGGACGCTGTCGATCGTGCTGGCAGCACAGGAGTCCGTGCGGACCGGGCGGACGGTGGCGGTCGACTCCGTGACCGCCACCGCCGGCCCGGACGACGTCAGCGCTGCAGCGCCTCCGTCAGCTTGA
- a CDS encoding Gfo/Idh/MocA family oxidoreductase, with the protein MPATPLRIGLVGAGGIAHAHMPGLLRLGSVTVYAKDGAPEFAAAWASAAAAAGSSVTVVDSLDALLEAVDVVDVVTPTFAHAEVVRAALAAGKDVVSEKPLARTDADASDLVQCARDAGRRLFPAHVVRFFPAYVRLQEAVTTGLLGDLAVLRFVRSGAFPIRTPWFADRALSGGIVMDQMIHDLDIARWVAGEVTTVSAVGVRSGTDAEPVEAAHVLLTHASGAISHVAGIWGPQHLPFTTEYSVTGTLGSLSHRSRDEVDYVADLAVPEAVDGFLPEVDPADDPYGLELAEFFGAVLDPAKPEPRVTAADGAAAVRIANAALESIETGQPVTLGGGA; encoded by the coding sequence ATGCCCGCGACCCCGCTCCGCATCGGCCTCGTCGGGGCCGGTGGGATCGCGCACGCCCACATGCCCGGGTTGCTGCGGCTCGGGTCCGTGACCGTGTACGCGAAGGACGGTGCGCCGGAGTTCGCAGCTGCGTGGGCATCGGCAGCGGCCGCAGCCGGATCGTCCGTCACGGTCGTGGACTCGCTCGACGCCCTGCTCGAAGCGGTCGACGTGGTGGACGTGGTCACCCCGACGTTCGCCCACGCCGAGGTGGTCCGAGCGGCCCTCGCGGCGGGCAAGGACGTCGTCTCGGAGAAGCCCCTGGCGCGGACCGACGCCGACGCGTCGGACCTGGTGCAGTGCGCACGGGACGCGGGCCGGCGGCTCTTCCCGGCCCACGTGGTGCGCTTCTTCCCTGCGTACGTGCGCCTGCAGGAGGCCGTGACCACGGGCCTCCTGGGCGACCTGGCGGTCTTGCGGTTCGTCCGCTCCGGCGCCTTCCCGATCCGCACCCCGTGGTTCGCGGACCGTGCCCTGTCCGGCGGGATCGTGATGGACCAGATGATCCACGACCTCGACATCGCGCGCTGGGTGGCCGGCGAGGTGACGACGGTGTCGGCGGTCGGTGTGCGCTCCGGGACCGACGCCGAGCCGGTCGAGGCGGCGCACGTCCTGCTGACCCACGCGTCGGGGGCGATCAGCCACGTGGCGGGGATCTGGGGACCGCAGCACCTGCCGTTCACGACGGAGTACTCGGTGACCGGCACGCTCGGCAGCCTGTCGCACCGATCGCGCGACGAGGTCGACTACGTCGCGGACCTGGCGGTGCCGGAGGCCGTCGACGGGTTCCTGCCTGAGGTCGATCCGGCCGACGATCCGTACGGGCTGGAGCTCGCGGAGTTCTTCGGGGCCGTGCTGGATCCGGCGAAGCCCGAGCCCCGCGTCACGGCGGCGGACGGAGCAGCAGCGGTCCGCATCGCGAACGCCGCGCTCGAGTCGATCGAGACCGGGCAGCCCGTGACGCTGGGAGGTGGCGCGTGA
- a CDS encoding HAD-IIB family hydrolase — MPVPDLMVVTDLDGTFLDHHDYSFAAALPMLDRLRSDGVPVVFCSSKTTAEIAALQERTGLTGEAFVAENGAVVVGRGGTVLAGPADGSLGRLQDVLDDLRDALDLHFATFSSVSDEIVATWTGLDVVAASAARRRAASEVLLWRTEDDDRADDFRAGLAASGLDLVRGGRFWHVLPTGFGKGAAVRMLLADHERRTGRTPCTIGLGDGPNDTDLLDAVDLAVVVRGHGPAPGPFVDDRRERVYRTTAPGPHGWAEGLTHFLRSDR, encoded by the coding sequence ATGCCAGTACCCGACCTGATGGTCGTCACCGACCTCGACGGTACGTTCCTCGACCACCACGACTACTCGTTCGCGGCGGCGCTCCCCATGCTCGATCGTCTGCGATCCGACGGCGTCCCGGTGGTGTTCTGCAGCAGCAAGACGACGGCCGAGATCGCGGCACTGCAGGAGCGCACCGGGCTGACCGGCGAGGCGTTCGTCGCGGAGAACGGCGCGGTCGTCGTCGGCCGTGGCGGAACCGTCCTCGCCGGACCGGCGGACGGCAGCCTCGGGCGGCTGCAGGACGTGCTCGACGATCTGCGCGACGCACTCGACCTGCACTTCGCGACGTTCTCGTCCGTCTCCGACGAGATCGTCGCGACGTGGACCGGGCTCGATGTCGTCGCCGCGTCCGCAGCGCGTCGACGTGCGGCGTCCGAGGTCCTGCTCTGGCGCACCGAGGACGACGACCGCGCCGACGACTTCCGCGCTGGGCTCGCAGCGTCGGGCCTCGACCTGGTGCGCGGTGGCCGGTTCTGGCACGTCCTGCCGACCGGGTTCGGCAAGGGCGCTGCGGTGCGGATGCTCCTCGCCGACCACGAGCGCCGGACCGGCCGGACGCCGTGCACGATCGGCCTCGGCGACGGCCCGAACGACACCGACCTGCTCGATGCCGTCGACCTCGCCGTCGTCGTCCGTGGCCACGGCCCGGCGCCGGGACCGTTCGTCGACGACCGACGCGAACGCGTGTACCGAACGACCGCCCCCGGCCCGCACGGCTGGGCCGAGGGCCTGACCCACTTCCTGAGGAGCGACCGATGA